A genomic window from Parvularcula sp. LCG005 includes:
- a CDS encoding efflux RND transporter permease subunit: MHGFIRFWARNGVAANLLMILILIVGAAMFLRMEREVFPSAKFDVVNIGVSWPGASPRDVEEQIILRIEEVIADLDNMKEMSAQAREGYASLTVTMEDGGDFDSFLNEVKARIDGVSNLPPSSYPPVVSRQLGTMPMSWVAIIGDENVSEVELNRLARQYRDELAQIPNGSSLIEIQGYRSEEVSIEVTEGTLRRYGLTFDDIAASIRGASINRSSGEVRTSTGNIPLAVRQLADTEEEFERIVVRRNQDGSVLRLGDIAEIDNGFNDANFIYRINGQRGRTLEIRQPEKINIVTASQAVIDWVDRKNESDSVPQGVTLTHIYSMSDMYFGRMNLVKSNAFTGLILVLGILILFLRPVVAFWVAAGIAISFVGTFIFLPAVGVSLNMLSLFALLLVIGIVVDDALIVGESIHRQTERGREGIDAAIIGTQIVVKPVIFAVLTTMIAFSPFLFIGGGTSEFTKHIAWTIIFALTFSLIESFMILPSHLAHMKRPSPTGFAKFQSRFADALLWFADHIYRPILRTALAARYFTVTIFVMLFILSVNLLSQGWIEFKFMPDVEQRFIQLDIDMQRGTPFNRTLQVYDQINEATEQLKQELSDKNEGREIVENQQVWAWSGGLYSFLNMSESSKRSETLSTIMQRYRELIGPIPDAEEINITYSFDNSGSRFYVSLESANLDELTEAVQEIKAYLGEAGELYDVGDSFESSQEELRFSLKPGAERFGLSIGEISRQVRQAFYGEEAQRLPRDGQDVRVMIRYPLEVRESLESLSNMRIRTPDGREIALEAVAEVTYAPAVRRIDRTDRKRSATVRARIRDGADVGPLRAKFYGGAAGPGDAQKILSKYPDVTFKKRGADQEQGEFMRDVMILYGLAIFGMYMLLAIAFSSYWQPLMIMSAIPFGLMGAIFGHLMLGENFAMFSIFGICAAGGVVVNDNLVLVDYVNRLRNEGVGALSALIEAGVVRFRPILLTSVTTFVGMVPILMESSPDAQFLRPMIISLSFGVLFALFVTLLFVPALYGVGVDIARFYRGLWTGEKQPSLGHGQSEHGLGDVDLDELEFQDEKNLKPAE; this comes from the coding sequence ATGCACGGCTTTATTCGCTTCTGGGCGCGCAACGGCGTTGCCGCCAACCTGTTAATGATCCTGATCCTCATCGTTGGTGCCGCAATGTTCCTGCGGATGGAGCGGGAAGTCTTTCCGAGCGCCAAATTCGATGTGGTGAATATCGGTGTGTCTTGGCCTGGGGCGAGCCCTCGGGATGTGGAAGAACAGATCATCCTGCGTATTGAAGAGGTCATCGCCGATCTCGACAATATGAAGGAAATGTCTGCCCAGGCGCGAGAAGGCTACGCCAGCCTGACGGTCACCATGGAAGATGGTGGCGATTTCGATTCATTCCTGAATGAGGTGAAGGCCCGCATAGACGGCGTCTCCAACCTTCCGCCCTCCTCCTATCCGCCGGTCGTAAGCCGCCAATTGGGCACCATGCCGATGAGCTGGGTGGCGATTATCGGTGATGAAAATGTGTCGGAAGTTGAGCTGAACCGACTAGCCCGACAATATCGGGACGAGCTGGCGCAGATCCCCAATGGGTCTTCCCTGATCGAAATCCAAGGCTACCGCTCCGAGGAAGTGTCGATCGAGGTCACGGAGGGAACGCTGCGTCGATATGGCCTGACATTTGACGACATTGCCGCCTCCATTCGCGGGGCGTCGATCAACCGGTCCTCCGGTGAAGTCCGGACATCAACGGGCAATATTCCTCTGGCTGTTCGGCAACTGGCGGACACCGAGGAGGAGTTTGAACGCATCGTCGTCCGGCGGAACCAGGACGGCAGCGTTCTTCGCCTTGGTGACATTGCCGAGATCGACAACGGCTTCAACGATGCCAACTTCATTTACCGCATCAATGGCCAGCGAGGCCGGACGCTGGAAATTCGGCAGCCAGAGAAAATCAACATCGTCACAGCATCTCAGGCGGTGATTGACTGGGTTGATCGCAAGAACGAGTCCGACTCTGTCCCTCAAGGCGTGACCCTGACCCACATCTATTCGATGTCGGACATGTATTTTGGCCGCATGAATCTGGTGAAGTCCAACGCCTTCACAGGTCTGATCCTCGTCCTTGGCATTCTGATCCTGTTCCTGCGCCCCGTGGTCGCGTTCTGGGTCGCAGCGGGGATTGCCATCTCTTTCGTGGGGACGTTCATTTTCCTGCCGGCAGTGGGCGTTTCGCTCAACATGCTGTCACTCTTCGCCCTCCTGCTCGTCATCGGGATTGTGGTGGATGACGCGCTGATTGTTGGCGAGAGTATCCACCGCCAGACTGAACGCGGACGCGAGGGGATCGACGCAGCGATCATCGGCACGCAGATCGTTGTGAAGCCTGTCATCTTCGCTGTTCTGACAACGATGATTGCCTTCTCACCGTTTCTGTTTATCGGCGGGGGAACGTCCGAGTTCACCAAGCATATTGCGTGGACGATCATTTTTGCTCTCACTTTCTCGCTTATCGAGAGCTTCATGATCCTGCCATCGCACCTGGCCCACATGAAACGGCCATCGCCAACAGGCTTTGCGAAATTTCAGAGCCGCTTCGCCGATGCGCTGTTGTGGTTTGCGGATCATATCTATCGGCCCATCCTGCGCACGGCGCTGGCGGCCCGGTATTTTACCGTCACCATTTTTGTCATGCTCTTCATCCTGTCGGTCAATCTGCTGTCGCAAGGCTGGATAGAATTCAAGTTCATGCCGGACGTGGAGCAACGGTTCATCCAGCTCGACATCGATATGCAGCGCGGCACACCATTCAACCGTACACTGCAGGTCTATGACCAGATCAATGAGGCGACGGAGCAGCTGAAGCAGGAATTGTCCGACAAAAACGAGGGACGCGAAATTGTCGAAAACCAGCAGGTCTGGGCGTGGTCCGGCGGACTCTACTCCTTCCTGAACATGTCGGAATCCAGCAAACGCTCGGAGACCCTATCGACGATCATGCAACGCTATCGTGAGTTGATCGGCCCCATACCGGATGCCGAAGAGATCAACATCACGTACAGCTTCGACAATAGCGGGTCGCGTTTCTATGTGTCTCTCGAATCCGCCAATCTCGATGAACTGACCGAGGCGGTTCAGGAGATCAAAGCCTATTTGGGTGAAGCCGGTGAGCTGTACGACGTGGGCGACAGTTTCGAGTCGAGCCAAGAAGAGCTCCGTTTCTCCCTCAAGCCAGGCGCGGAACGGTTCGGACTGAGCATTGGGGAGATTTCCCGTCAGGTCCGCCAAGCCTTTTACGGTGAGGAGGCCCAGCGCCTGCCGCGGGACGGTCAGGACGTCCGCGTCATGATCCGCTATCCGCTGGAGGTCCGTGAATCGCTGGAAAGCCTTTCCAACATGCGCATTCGGACTCCTGATGGTCGTGAAATCGCACTCGAGGCTGTGGCAGAAGTCACCTATGCCCCAGCGGTTCGCCGAATCGACCGGACGGACCGCAAGCGGTCGGCCACGGTACGGGCGCGCATCCGTGATGGCGCTGATGTGGGTCCCCTGCGTGCCAAGTTTTATGGCGGCGCCGCCGGCCCAGGAGATGCGCAGAAGATCCTGTCAAAGTATCCCGACGTGACGTTCAAGAAACGCGGCGCGGATCAGGAACAGGGCGAGTTCATGCGTGATGTGATGATCCTGTACGGTCTGGCGATCTTTGGCATGTACATGCTGCTCGCCATCGCGTTCTCGTCCTACTGGCAGCCGCTGATGATCATGTCGGCCATCCCCTTCGGCTTGATGGGGGCCATTTTCGGCCACCTCATGCTTGGTGAGAACTTCGCGATGTTCTCCATATTCGGGATCTGTGCGGCTGGCGGCGTCGTTGTGAACGACAACCTCGTGCTAGTGGATTACGTCAACCGACTGCGCAATGAAGGCGTTGGCGCCCTGTCCGCACTGATCGAAGCCGGTGTCGTCCGCTTCCGGCCGATCCTGCTCACGTCGGTGACCACGTTTGTCGGCATGGTCCCGATTCTGATGGAATCGTCCCCGGATGCTCAGTTCCTGCGGCCGATGATCATCTCATTGTCCTTCGGGGTTCTGTTCGCCCTGTTCGTGACGCTGCTCTTTGTCCCTGCGCTTTATGGCGTCGGTGTCGATATCGCCCGCTTCTATCGGGGCCTCTGGACGGGCGAGAAACAGCCTTCCCTTGGCCACGGTCAGTCCGAGCACGGTTTGGGCGATGTCGACCTGGACGAGCTAGAGTTTCAAGACGAAAAGAACTTGAAGCCTGCTGAATAG
- the proS gene encoding proline--tRNA ligase, with the protein MRLSNFFLPLLKETPGDAQIASHRLMLRAGMIRQQAAGIYAWLPLGLRVLKKIERIVREEQERAGAIELLMPTIQPATLWHESGRYDAYGPEMLRITDRHDREMLYGPTNEEMITEIFRGGVQSYKDLPKILYHIQWKFRDEVRPRFGVMRGREFCMKDSYSFDLDAEGARKSYLKMFAAYLRTFDRMGLKAIPMKADTGPIGGELSHEFIVLADTGESEVFTHRALTDMAVPPVDTDFSGDLEPVFDRWTSYYAATDEMHDKAAFDQIPEADRLSARGIEVGHIFYFGTKYSEPMNAFVEGPNGRSFVEMGSYGIGVSRLLGAIIEAYHDDDGCKWPMAVAPFHVGIVNMKAGDAEVDGVCADLYKSLTDAGVDVLYDDTSERAGGKFARMDLIGLPLIATIGPRGLKDGVVELKIRETGEKQMVPLAEAGATIAKLVHDALTLR; encoded by the coding sequence ATGCGCCTGTCCAACTTTTTCCTTCCTCTTCTCAAAGAAACCCCCGGTGATGCCCAGATTGCGTCGCACCGGCTGATGCTGCGCGCGGGCATGATCCGCCAGCAGGCAGCGGGCATATATGCATGGCTGCCGCTTGGCCTGCGGGTGCTGAAGAAAATTGAGCGGATTGTCCGTGAAGAACAGGAGCGGGCAGGGGCGATTGAGCTGTTGATGCCGACGATCCAGCCCGCCACGTTGTGGCATGAATCCGGTCGGTATGACGCCTACGGTCCTGAAATGCTGCGAATCACCGATCGGCACGATCGGGAGATGCTTTATGGTCCGACCAATGAGGAAATGATCACCGAAATCTTTCGCGGCGGTGTGCAGTCCTACAAGGATTTGCCCAAGATCCTCTACCACATTCAATGGAAGTTCCGTGATGAAGTCCGCCCACGGTTCGGTGTGATGCGAGGCCGCGAGTTCTGTATGAAGGACTCATACAGCTTCGATCTCGACGCCGAAGGCGCGCGCAAGAGCTATCTGAAAATGTTCGCCGCTTACTTGCGGACGTTTGACCGCATGGGCCTGAAAGCCATCCCGATGAAGGCCGACACGGGGCCTATCGGCGGCGAGTTGAGCCATGAGTTCATCGTGCTGGCCGATACGGGCGAGAGTGAGGTCTTCACCCACCGCGCCCTGACCGATATGGCTGTGCCGCCGGTCGATACGGATTTTTCCGGCGACCTCGAGCCCGTTTTCGATCGGTGGACGTCCTATTATGCGGCTACCGATGAAATGCACGACAAGGCGGCATTTGATCAGATCCCTGAAGCGGACCGCCTGTCCGCGCGCGGGATTGAGGTCGGCCATATCTTCTACTTTGGTACGAAATATTCCGAGCCGATGAACGCCTTTGTCGAAGGGCCAAATGGGCGGTCTTTTGTGGAGATGGGCTCATACGGTATCGGCGTGTCACGACTTCTCGGTGCCATCATCGAAGCCTACCATGACGATGATGGCTGCAAATGGCCAATGGCGGTGGCGCCGTTCCATGTGGGGATCGTCAATATGAAGGCGGGCGATGCCGAAGTGGATGGGGTGTGTGCGGACCTCTACAAATCCCTGACCGACGCCGGCGTCGATGTATTGTATGACGATACTTCAGAGCGTGCGGGTGGGAAATTTGCGCGCATGGACCTGATTGGCCTGCCACTGATCGCGACAATTGGACCGCGTGGCCTGAAGGATGGCGTGGTCGAACTGAAGATCCGCGAGACCGGCGAGAAACAGATGGTGCCGCTGGCTGAGGCCGGGGCAACGATTGCCAAACTCGTCCACGACGCGCTCACCTTACGCTAA
- a CDS encoding glycoside hydrolase family 9 protein: MPSSVRHLFLTSAIATAATTLLPHATALASDHHGKAEQATKGAVEAVHLNQVGFTPSGPKTAIVVTDAQSPMAFQVRSAKGKGLFKGMTTVFGVNEGSAKAVHQIDFSKLDEAGEGLFVEVGGVKSEPFDIAADIYETLKYDVLSFFYHQRSGVPIEMPYAGSEEFTRPAGHPSDTATCFGPEDVNGNNWGGCTYTLDTTGGWYDAGDHGKYVVNSGISTWTLQNYWERIAGTPKAAAFADGAVNIPEAGNDVPDLLDEARYNLTFMLAMQVPEGTSMNLPKGNQYGQEKTLDLTPTDASGMAHHKMHDEFWTPLPQMPHEDPATRYLTYPSTPATLNLAGVAAQCGRIWRGIDDEFAAKCLSAAETAYAAAKRVPDVAGYTVTNGGGGGYGDTNFSDEFYWAAAELYLTTGDEKYHADMKASEHYLAAPASMGWGSVAALGNLSLMLNLDALSDDKASTLRTNVVGLADDFLEIADSEGYAIPFDGPYNWGSNSGVANHGIVLAYAYDATGEEKYRDGTIDLVDYILGRNPINQSYVSGYGENPMLNPHHRFWAKQADDRFPGPPPGALSGGSNNGNPADDVARSIYDNCQPQTCYKDDIGSYSLNEVAINWNAPMFWVAAFADER, from the coding sequence ATGCCGAGTTCTGTCCGTCACCTGTTTCTGACGAGCGCCATTGCAACCGCCGCCACCACACTGCTGCCCCATGCGACAGCACTGGCGAGCGATCATCACGGCAAGGCCGAGCAGGCGACAAAAGGCGCTGTCGAAGCGGTTCATCTCAATCAGGTGGGTTTCACCCCATCGGGGCCGAAAACGGCAATCGTCGTCACTGACGCCCAGTCACCCATGGCGTTTCAGGTTCGTTCGGCGAAGGGAAAAGGCCTCTTCAAAGGAATGACGACCGTCTTCGGTGTGAATGAAGGATCGGCGAAAGCTGTTCATCAGATCGACTTCAGCAAGCTGGACGAGGCGGGCGAGGGGCTGTTTGTCGAGGTGGGCGGTGTGAAAAGCGAACCCTTCGACATCGCGGCGGATATCTATGAGACCCTGAAATACGATGTCTTGAGCTTCTTCTATCATCAGCGCAGCGGCGTGCCGATCGAGATGCCCTATGCCGGATCGGAGGAGTTTACCCGGCCCGCCGGTCACCCCAGCGATACCGCCACCTGTTTTGGTCCGGAGGACGTGAACGGTAATAACTGGGGCGGTTGCACCTATACGCTGGATACGACCGGCGGCTGGTATGATGCGGGCGACCACGGAAAGTACGTGGTCAATAGCGGGATTTCGACCTGGACGCTCCAGAATTACTGGGAGCGCATTGCCGGCACGCCAAAGGCCGCCGCTTTCGCTGACGGTGCCGTCAATATTCCTGAAGCCGGCAATGACGTGCCGGATCTGCTGGACGAGGCGCGCTACAATCTGACATTCATGCTGGCGATGCAGGTGCCCGAAGGCACCTCGATGAACCTGCCCAAGGGCAACCAATATGGGCAGGAGAAGACGCTCGACCTGACCCCAACCGATGCGTCGGGCATGGCGCATCACAAGATGCATGACGAATTCTGGACGCCTTTGCCGCAAATGCCGCACGAGGATCCAGCAACACGCTATCTGACCTATCCATCGACCCCGGCAACTCTGAACCTTGCCGGCGTCGCCGCTCAATGCGGCCGGATCTGGCGCGGCATTGACGACGAGTTCGCAGCGAAATGCCTGAGCGCCGCGGAGACGGCCTATGCGGCCGCCAAGCGCGTCCCGGATGTGGCCGGCTATACGGTCACCAATGGCGGTGGCGGCGGTTATGGCGACACCAATTTCTCGGACGAATTCTATTGGGCGGCCGCAGAGCTTTACCTCACCACCGGCGACGAGAAGTACCACGCGGACATGAAGGCGTCCGAGCACTATCTGGCGGCGCCTGCGTCGATGGGCTGGGGCTCTGTCGCCGCCCTTGGCAATCTGTCTCTGATGTTGAACCTGGATGCGCTCAGCGACGATAAAGCTTCAACATTGCGTACCAATGTCGTTGGTCTGGCCGATGATTTCCTCGAAATCGCGGACAGCGAAGGGTATGCCATTCCGTTTGACGGTCCCTATAATTGGGGGTCGAACAGCGGCGTCGCCAATCATGGCATCGTTCTGGCCTATGCCTATGATGCGACGGGCGAAGAAAAATATCGCGACGGAACGATCGATCTTGTGGACTATATTCTCGGCCGCAACCCGATCAATCAGTCCTATGTCTCCGGCTATGGCGAAAATCCGATGCTGAACCCGCATCACCGCTTCTGGGCCAAGCAGGCGGATGACCGTTTCCCCGGTCCTCCTCCCGGTGCGCTTTCCGGCGGGTCCAATAATGGCAACCCGGCCGATGATGTCGCCAGGTCGATCTACGACAACTGCCAGCCGCAGACCTGTTACAAGGACGATATCGGTAGCTACTCGCTGAACGAAGTGGCCATCAACTGGAACGCGCCGATGTTTTGGGTCGCGGCCTTCGCCGACGAACGATAG
- a CDS encoding GNAT family N-acetyltransferase, with protein MTSLEPTIRPAHAGDIDSLLDLELVFPEGDRATRRNWRDLLSGHSAVLIADQGESLGGAAVLLFRKGTTVGRLYSLAVAPAARGRGVARALLAASDEACQVRQCDRLRLEVRTSNEEALRLYRNNGYVVIGHKSSYYPDGEDAVHMEKRLIPMKDILS; from the coding sequence ATGACCTCGCTTGAACCGACCATCCGTCCCGCCCATGCGGGGGACATCGACAGCCTTCTTGATCTTGAATTGGTGTTTCCGGAAGGAGACCGGGCCACCCGCCGAAACTGGCGCGATCTCTTGAGCGGACATTCGGCCGTGTTGATTGCCGATCAGGGGGAGAGCCTGGGCGGCGCCGCCGTTCTCCTGTTTCGCAAAGGCACCACGGTCGGCCGACTGTACTCGCTCGCCGTCGCGCCAGCGGCACGAGGTCGGGGTGTGGCACGCGCTTTACTTGCAGCATCGGACGAGGCCTGTCAGGTCAGGCAGTGCGACCGCCTCCGTCTGGAGGTTCGCACCAGCAACGAAGAAGCGCTTCGGCTGTATCGCAATAATGGCTATGTCGTCATCGGCCACAAATCGAGTTATTACCCCGACGGTGAGGACGCTGTGCACATGGAAAAACGTCTCATTCCAATGAAGGATATTTTGTCTTGA
- a CDS encoding RimK family protein, protein MSDWLILVDALNDIGQAETPHKVMRVSDYLAHPELFAGRRPYLLNLSRSYSYQSEGYYASLLAEARGHRVSPNVQTIVELSAKGLYAHALPELNVRLAEARAKGAPDAKTLLIAFSKPQVPGYERLAREASDWFRTPALELEFNPKAPHDIVRIRPVPPHKLKDERRKFFLDAMAAYTRGRLSTPKAKAPAKWSLAILVDEKEKMPPSKKPAIKRLIDVAEKMGVEAEVLEPTDLTSLAEFDALFIRATTSIDNFTYRFARRAEQEGMPVIDDTVSMIRCTNKVYLKEILEKAKLPIPKTEIIDEKSNLNDVFDRLGSPVILKMPDGSFGANMVKAKTMEELKAGAKSMFAESALVIAQAFVPTKFDWRIGVLGGKPLFACQYKMARGHWQIVKYGENGKFREGGSATIPIEDAPTAVVDAAVKAARLIGDGLYGVDIKETETGVVVIEINDNPNLELDIEAAVLKDELWRQIITWFANRLERRIGLPS, encoded by the coding sequence TTGAGCGACTGGCTCATCCTCGTCGATGCCCTGAACGATATCGGGCAGGCCGAAACCCCGCACAAGGTGATGCGGGTGTCAGATTATCTGGCGCACCCGGAGCTTTTCGCCGGCCGTCGGCCTTACCTGCTGAACCTCAGCCGTTCCTACAGCTATCAGTCTGAAGGCTATTACGCATCGCTGCTTGCCGAAGCGCGGGGTCACCGGGTGAGTCCGAACGTGCAGACGATCGTCGAATTGTCCGCCAAAGGTCTATACGCCCACGCCCTGCCCGAACTGAATGTGCGGCTGGCTGAGGCTCGGGCAAAGGGGGCCCCTGACGCCAAGACCCTGCTCATCGCTTTTTCCAAACCTCAGGTCCCCGGCTATGAACGGTTGGCACGCGAGGCATCGGACTGGTTCCGTACCCCTGCGCTCGAGCTCGAGTTCAATCCGAAGGCGCCGCACGATATTGTCCGCATTCGTCCTGTTCCGCCTCACAAACTGAAGGATGAACGACGGAAGTTCTTCCTCGACGCCATGGCGGCCTACACCCGCGGGCGCCTGTCCACGCCCAAGGCGAAGGCACCCGCCAAATGGTCACTGGCCATTCTGGTGGACGAGAAAGAAAAGATGCCGCCGTCCAAGAAGCCGGCCATCAAGCGGCTGATCGATGTGGCGGAAAAAATGGGCGTTGAGGCCGAGGTGCTGGAGCCCACGGACCTCACCAGCCTGGCCGAGTTTGACGCCCTTTTTATCCGTGCAACGACCAGTATCGACAATTTCACTTATCGTTTCGCCCGTCGCGCTGAACAGGAAGGCATGCCCGTCATTGACGATACCGTGTCGATGATAAGATGCACGAACAAGGTCTATCTGAAAGAGATCTTGGAGAAGGCCAAACTGCCCATTCCGAAGACGGAAATTATCGACGAAAAGTCAAACCTCAACGATGTGTTTGACCGGTTGGGTTCGCCCGTCATTCTCAAGATGCCTGACGGCTCGTTCGGAGCGAACATGGTCAAGGCCAAAACGATGGAAGAGCTGAAAGCCGGCGCCAAAAGCATGTTCGCGGAATCGGCACTGGTGATTGCTCAGGCCTTTGTACCGACCAAGTTTGACTGGCGCATCGGCGTGCTTGGCGGCAAACCGCTCTTCGCGTGCCAGTACAAAATGGCCCGCGGTCACTGGCAGATCGTCAAATATGGTGAGAACGGCAAGTTTCGCGAAGGCGGCTCCGCCACCATCCCGATCGAGGATGCGCCGACGGCCGTCGTTGATGCCGCCGTCAAAGCCGCCCGCCTGATCGGGGATGGGCTTTACGGCGTAGACATCAAGGAAACTGAGACTGGCGTCGTGGTCATCGAAATCAATGACAATCCAAACCTCGAACTTGATATTGAAGCCGCTGTCCTGAAAGATGAGCTCTGGCGGCAGATCATCACCTGGTTCGCCAATCGGCTGGAACGCCGCATCGGCCTCCCGTCCTGA
- a CDS encoding SET domain-containing protein, whose product MTFDAKTYVEASPHHGRGLFARNALSTDDIIGIYPMIILSADDVEKIHDTPVYHYIFYVDDEADGRLRAAIVFGDLSMCNHSTSANARFHVDAPSRTVTLIANSDIAADEEILIDYEEFAEEIV is encoded by the coding sequence ATGACCTTTGACGCCAAAACCTATGTCGAAGCTTCGCCGCACCACGGCCGTGGCCTTTTCGCGCGCAACGCCCTGTCCACCGATGACATCATTGGCATCTATCCGATGATTATTCTGTCGGCGGACGATGTCGAGAAGATTCACGACACGCCTGTCTATCACTATATATTCTATGTGGATGATGAGGCCGACGGCCGATTGCGCGCCGCTATTGTCTTCGGGGACCTGTCCATGTGCAATCACAGCACATCGGCGAATGCGCGGTTTCATGTCGACGCACCCTCCCGGACCGTCACCCTGATTGCCAACAGTGATATCGCTGCGGATGAAGAAATCCTCATCGACTATGAGGAATTCGCCGAAGAGATCGTCTAG
- a CDS encoding alpha/beta hydrolase, producing the protein MRKKHSVLGMLASAIFVAGVAPVMAETAPPYALLVDIDRQPDLVLPLWPEGPPGGVPKGLTEEIIERTNVYGLPDRAAVKITTPTLTVFRRAEPTGEVILLIPGGGYSRVVVEKEGWEGARYFNQHGITAYVMTYRLPQFDWQGGADTPLQDAQRAIRLVRSRAEADGIDPGKITVMGFSAGGHVAGSLGTRFDAIVYEGSNEVDALSARPDRLVLVYPVASMADGVTHEGSRTNLLGDAPVETELQAYSIDKNARADAPPTFLLHTADDAAVPVENSLRVFREFTAAGVPVSLHVFPHGEHGFGLRGIEGTPLGQWPQMVVDWMRSTD; encoded by the coding sequence ATGCGCAAGAAGCATTCCGTCCTCGGCATGCTTGCTTCCGCCATATTCGTGGCCGGTGTCGCCCCTGTAATGGCGGAGACTGCGCCACCATACGCCTTATTGGTGGATATTGATCGCCAGCCTGATCTCGTCCTGCCCCTATGGCCCGAGGGACCGCCTGGCGGCGTACCCAAGGGACTGACCGAAGAGATTATCGAGCGGACGAACGTCTATGGCCTGCCGGATCGAGCCGCGGTCAAGATCACGACACCGACCCTCACCGTCTTCCGGCGAGCCGAGCCGACGGGTGAGGTCATCCTCCTCATCCCCGGCGGTGGCTACTCACGGGTGGTGGTGGAAAAGGAAGGTTGGGAAGGCGCGCGCTATTTCAACCAGCACGGCATTACCGCCTACGTCATGACCTATCGATTGCCGCAATTCGACTGGCAGGGCGGCGCGGACACGCCGCTGCAGGATGCACAACGGGCTATCAGGCTCGTCCGCAGCCGCGCGGAAGCGGACGGTATTGATCCGGGCAAGATCACGGTCATGGGTTTTTCGGCTGGCGGGCATGTCGCCGGATCCCTGGGGACGCGGTTCGATGCCATTGTCTATGAAGGTTCGAATGAAGTGGACGCCCTGTCGGCGCGACCGGACCGGCTGGTCCTTGTCTACCCTGTTGCCAGCATGGCCGATGGCGTTACTCATGAAGGGTCCCGCACGAACCTTCTGGGTGACGCGCCTGTCGAAACCGAACTGCAGGCATACTCAATCGACAAGAACGCACGCGCCGATGCCCCGCCGACGTTTCTTCTGCACACGGCTGATGATGCGGCTGTGCCGGTTGAAAACAGTCTTCGGGTATTTCGCGAGTTCACCGCTGCCGGCGTGCCGGTCAGCCTGCACGTCTTTCCCCATGGCGAGCACGGTTTTGGCTTGCGTGGAATAGAGGGGACGCCGCTTGGTCAGTGGCCACAGATGGTTGTCGACTGGATGCGGTCGACTGACTAG